From Paraburkholderia sprentiae WSM5005:
AGATGTAGCTCATGGCGACTCCCGGTTAGTGACTGCATTGCTAGGGTTTTCCCTTAACCGTGATTATAGGGTTTTTCCCTAGGCAAATGCTAGTGCGCTGCAGCAATTTTCCGTGCGGCGGGTATCGCACGCTTGCTGCGCGGGGATTTGTTGCATCCAAACAACGTCCCCGATTTAACGATTGGACGAGTGGCCGTGCGCAGCGCGGGCGTGTCTCGCATGCGTCGGCGTAACGCCGGGCTGCGGCGACGCGGTGGTGTTCGTCGCGACGGGCGCCGATGCTCCATTTCCTGTCGCCGTCGCTGCCATCGCTGTGCGCGCGTCGAGCAGGCTCACCATCGCGGCTTGCTGGGTCTGCATCATCTGTTCGGTTCGGTATTGCTGGGCCGTCGTCTCGCGCGTGAGGCGCATCAGCAGCAGCGTCTGCGCAATGCCGATCGCCACTGTCGCCAGCAGCGCACAGACCACGATCGACAGCATCCATTTCATGCGCCGCGAATGATCCGTCGCGGCGCGGCGTTGATCGGCGATCACGCCATAAAGCGCATCGACGGTATCGGCGAACGCGGTGGCACGCGCGCGGTCGAGTTCCGGCTCCGAGCGAAGCGCGGCGCCTGCCCCGTCGGTGCGGCGCGCGTCACGCCACGAAGCGGCGATTCCCGCGCGGTTGTCTGCGGACGCCGGCCGGGTGGCCGAGGGCCTGTCGTGCTGTTGCGCGGTTGCAGCCTCTGAGGAGGCGGACTGCGTACGGGTCGCGGGCTCGTCAGACGACCGGCTCGCGCTGCTGCCATCGGTCGCGGCGGACGATGTAGCCGGAGCCGCGGACGCGCCGCGCGATGCCGTCGCCGCTTTGGCGAAACTCGCAGCGAAACGCTGCTGCGGCTTGCCTGCGCCCGCCGCCGCGGCCGACTCCGCTTCGGCCGCCTGGCGCAACGCGGTCACGCTGCGCGCGACGGTCGCGGCGGCCATCGCCGGGTTGAGCGGTGAGGATGGCTCGCGCGACGTTACGGTGCATTTGTCGTCAGTGTTTGCTTCCGCGTTCGGCGCTCCGTCGTCGGGGGCAGTGTTCGCGGCATTGTTTGCGCGCGCCTCGGCAGCCGCCATCACCGGCTCGGCATCGAACCCGCTCAACTGCTCGTTCACCGAGACCAGTGCATCCAGCTTCGCCACCCGCGGTGCGCGGCGCGCCGCCTTGTCGACAGACGCGTGTTCGTCCAATGCGCCGACCGCCTGCAGCACCACGTCCGGCAATTCGAAGCCGTGCAGTGTGCCCTGGCGAACGTCGATGTTCATCGCCTCGAGCGTCGCGCGAGTCGGATCGTCAGGGAATAGCTCGAGCGTGCTGTCGTCGCGCGCGATGCCGCTCAGTTGCGCAAGGTGTTGCGCCGAGCGCGCGGCGCGCGCCAGCTTGTTTTCGGTTTCGGTGGAAAGCGCGCCCTGGCGCTGCTTTTTCGAAGCGACGCGCCGGGGCTTGGACTGCGGGGATGCTACTGAGTCTGCCATAGAGAAAAGAGCGGTCATCGCCGGGAACGGGGCGCCGGATGCCGCTCGTCATTGCCATTGTGGAATATTTAGAGCCAGCATTGTCGCATGGCGCTCCGCCTGCGCCGAAGCCATTCCCCGACGATTTGCGCCCGTTCACGCCCACTCGCGCCTTTCACGCCCTCGCGTTGCTGTCAGCGCGAGGGGTTTGCTTTATGCTAGGCCGCACACTTGCCTCGTCACACTGCGCACCTTGCGCGCCCGAACCATCCGAACATGCCAAGCACGACCCCTGCCTCCCCTTCGACGACCACCGCCGCGACCGCGCTGCGCGAGCACTTCGCGAGGGTGGTGCTGCCGATGTGGCACGGGCCCGGCTTCAACGAGGCGCTGCAGCTGCCCTACGAAGCGCTAGACGCCACCGGAGATCAGCCGCTGCGCGCGCAGCGCTATCGGGCGATGGCGTGCGCGCGACAGTTGTTCACGTATGCGCAAGCCGGCGACATGGAACACGCGAGCGTGCTGTTCGATTCGCTGACGCGCACCTTTCGCGACGCCGACCACGGCGGATGGTTCTACAGCGTCGACGCGCTCGGCGCTCCGCTTGACACGACCAAGGACCTCTATACGCATGCGTTCGTGGTGTTCGCGTGCGCGGAATACGCGCGGCGCTCGGACAACCCCGACGCGTTGAAGCTCGTGCACGGCACGACCGCGCTGATCCAGTCCAACTTCGCGGCCGACGGTGATCTGTTCAACGCGGCGCTCAACGTCGATTTTTCAAAAGTCACCGGTACGCCGCTGCAGAATCCGCTCATGCATCTGACCGAAGCGTGGCTCGCCGCCTGTGAAGCGACGCGCGACAACGTGTTCGCCGCCGCGTTGCGGCGGCTCGCGGGCGCGGTCGCGCGACACTTCGTGCATGCGCCGAGCGGCTGCATCGCCGAGTTGCCGATCGGCGCGAGCGGCAACCGTCTGGAGCCGGGACATCAGTTCGAGTGGTATTGGCTGGTCAGGCAGGCGGGCACGCTGTTCGACGGCACCGGCCTCACCGAAGCGCTGGCGCGTGCGTTCGCTTTCGCGCGACAGCATGGTGTGGACCCGGACAACGGCGGCGTCTGCGCAGCGCTCGACGAGGCCGGCAATGTCAGCGACCCGACCCAGCGGATCTGGGCCCAGACCGAATATCTGCGCGCGCTGGCCAGTCACGACGATCCCGCCGTGCGCGCGGCGCTGCCGCAACAGATCGCGCGTTTTCAGCAATGCTTTTTGCATGAACGCGGCTGGTTCGAGTGCAAGACGTCGGCCGGCGGCATCGCGCGCGCCGATATGCCGTCAACCACGCCTTACCACTTGGCGACCGCATATGCGGCGCTGCCGCTCGCCGCCGAGTCGAGCGCAGGCGATTAGTCGAATTTGGAATAGCGATAGAGGAAGTTGGACGTTCGATCGTCCCGATAGAAAGGCGGCACGTCTCGCGATGAGGCCGCCGCGCTGTCGCGAGAAAATTCAATGTCGGTGGTAAACCCTGACGCAAAAAAGTTCTCGTCAGACGTTCTCAAAGCGCGAAAAGACACCAAAACCGGGGAATACCCGGATGCAGGTTCATTGGCGTCCGTCATAAAGACGTGATACAACTCTTCCCTCGCGCTCGCTCTTGCACCGAGCAAGGGGGTCGCGATGCAATACACAACATTTATTTGGATCAAAAATGGCAACAGGTACTGTTAAGTGGTTTAACGATGCAAAGGGCTTTGGTTTCATTACGCCGGACGACGGCGGTGAAGACCTGTTCGCGCACTTCTCGGAAATCCAGTCCTCGGGCTTCAAGTCCCTG
This genomic window contains:
- a CDS encoding AGE family epimerase/isomerase, which produces MPSTTPASPSTTTAATALREHFARVVLPMWHGPGFNEALQLPYEALDATGDQPLRAQRYRAMACARQLFTYAQAGDMEHASVLFDSLTRTFRDADHGGWFYSVDALGAPLDTTKDLYTHAFVVFACAEYARRSDNPDALKLVHGTTALIQSNFAADGDLFNAALNVDFSKVTGTPLQNPLMHLTEAWLAACEATRDNVFAAALRRLAGAVARHFVHAPSGCIAELPIGASGNRLEPGHQFEWYWLVRQAGTLFDGTGLTEALARAFAFARQHGVDPDNGGVCAALDEAGNVSDPTQRIWAQTEYLRALASHDDPAVRAALPQQIARFQQCFLHERGWFECKTSAGGIARADMPSTTPYHLATAYAALPLAAESSAGD
- a CDS encoding cold-shock protein, whose translation is MATGTVKWFNDAKGFGFITPDDGGEDLFAHFSEIQSSGFKSLQENQKVTFEVKQGPKGKQAANIQAV